One segment of Thermoleophilaceae bacterium DNA contains the following:
- a CDS encoding ABC transporter permease, translating to MGRYIIRRTLWVILLLFVVSAVTFLIFYELPSADPAVLRAGKSPDPTLIKQIRHTLGLDQPVYVQYYKYMKGIILHFDFGYSFQDSQPVRKEIFSRLPATISLTFGAVVVWLLIGLPVGIVSAIRRRTMADRVSMGAALLAISAPVYWLGLVALYLFANDIGLIHIFNGAGTYTGLTANPGKWFGSLLLPWFVLAASFAAFYARLLRANLIDVMGEDYIRTARAKGLPERRVIGRHAMRSAITPIVTVLGLDIGILLGGAILTETVFNIPGIGRLAYEGIVNADLPVIQGTVLFGALFIVVANFIVDIAYAYLDPRVRYS from the coding sequence ATGGGCCGCTACATAATCCGCCGCACCCTCTGGGTCATCCTGCTCCTTTTCGTGGTGAGCGCGGTGACCTTCCTGATCTTCTACGAGCTGCCGTCGGCCGACCCGGCGGTGCTCCGCGCCGGCAAGTCGCCGGACCCGACGCTGATCAAGCAGATCAGGCACACGCTCGGGCTCGACCAGCCGGTGTACGTCCAGTACTACAAGTACATGAAGGGGATCATCCTTCACTTCGACTTCGGCTACAGCTTCCAAGACTCGCAGCCGGTGCGGAAGGAGATCTTCAGCCGGCTGCCCGCCACGATCTCGCTCACCTTCGGCGCTGTCGTCGTCTGGCTGCTCATCGGACTCCCGGTCGGCATCGTGTCGGCGATCCGCCGGCGCACGATGGCGGACCGCGTGAGCATGGGCGCCGCGCTCCTCGCGATCTCGGCACCGGTCTACTGGCTCGGGCTCGTCGCGCTCTACCTCTTCGCCAACGACATCGGCCTGATCCACATCTTCAACGGCGCCGGCACCTACACGGGGCTCACCGCCAACCCGGGCAAGTGGTTTGGGTCGCTGCTATTGCCGTGGTTCGTGCTTGCCGCTAGCTTTGCCGCGTTCTATGCGCGGTTGCTCCGGGCAAACCTGATCGACGTTATGGGGGAGGACTACATCCGCACGGCCCGTGCCAAGGGCCTGCCCGAGCGCCGCGTGATCGGACGTCACGCCATGCGCTCGGCGATCACCCCGATAGTCACGGTGCTCGGCCTCGACATCGGCATCCTGCTGGGAGGTGCCATCCTCACTGAGACCGTGTTCAACATTCCTGGCATCGGGCGCCTCGCCTACGAGGGCATCGTGAACGCCGACCTTCCGGTGATCCAGGGCACCGTGCTGTTCGGCGCCCTGTTCATCGTGGTGGCCAACTTCATCGTCGACATCGCCTACGCCTACCTCGACCCGCGCGTCCGCTACTCGTGA
- a CDS encoding ABC transporter ATP-binding protein, which translates to MSPLLEVRDLRVSFDTEDGVVHAVDGVSYSLDSGKVLGIVGESGSGKSVSALTIMGLTRFQNAEVSGEIMFDGRDLLLAPDDEMRRIRGNEVAMIFQDPLSSLHPFYKVGKQMVETIQTHQSLSTKQARERAVEYLGMVGIPDPKGRIDAYPHEFSGGMRQRVMIAMALINEPRLLIADEPTTALDVTVQAQILDLIARLQTELDTAVIMITHDLGVVAEVTDTIAVMYAGRVVEKADKREIFRNPEHPYTWGLLHSIPRLDRPRDEPLVPIPGRPPSLINLPSGCSFHPRCPYVRPRHREVDPMLEPLPDDPNHQVACLLASDTRKRLWQELSAGKQPDEARAEVVEGGLA; encoded by the coding sequence GTGAGCCCGCTCCTCGAGGTTCGGGATCTCCGGGTCAGTTTCGACACCGAAGACGGCGTCGTGCATGCCGTCGACGGCGTCAGCTACTCGCTGGACAGCGGCAAGGTGCTCGGAATCGTGGGCGAGTCGGGCTCGGGCAAGAGCGTCTCGGCGCTCACGATCATGGGGCTCACCCGCTTTCAGAACGCGGAGGTCAGCGGCGAGATCATGTTCGACGGCCGCGACCTCCTGCTCGCCCCGGACGACGAGATGCGCCGGATCCGCGGCAACGAGGTCGCGATGATCTTCCAGGACCCGCTCTCGTCGCTGCATCCCTTCTACAAGGTGGGGAAGCAGATGGTGGAGACGATCCAGACGCACCAGAGCCTGTCGACGAAACAGGCGCGCGAGCGTGCGGTCGAGTACCTCGGCATGGTCGGTATTCCCGATCCGAAGGGCCGGATCGACGCCTACCCGCATGAGTTCTCCGGCGGCATGCGCCAGCGCGTGATGATCGCGATGGCGCTGATCAACGAACCGCGGCTGCTGATCGCCGACGAGCCCACCACCGCGCTCGACGTGACCGTGCAGGCGCAGATCCTCGACCTGATCGCGCGGCTGCAGACCGAGCTCGACACCGCGGTGATCATGATCACCCACGACCTCGGGGTGGTGGCCGAGGTCACGGACACGATCGCGGTGATGTATGCCGGCAGGGTTGTGGAGAAGGCCGACAAGCGCGAGATCTTCCGCAACCCCGAGCACCCCTACACGTGGGGCCTGCTCCACTCGATCCCGCGCCTCGACCGGCCGCGCGACGAGCCGCTCGTGCCGATCCCGGGCCGGCCGCCCAGCCTGATCAACCTGCCGAGCGGCTGCAGCTTCCATCCGCGCTGCCCGTACGTGCGCCCGCGCCACCGTGAGGTGGATCCGATGCTCGAGCCGCTGCCGGACGATCCGAACCACCAGGTGGCCTGCCTGCTCGCGAGCGACACTCGGAAGCGCCTCTGGCAGGAGCTGTCGGCCGGCAAGCAGCCTGACGAGGCACGGGCCGAGGTGGTGGAGGGAGGTCTCGCATGA
- a CDS encoding dipeptide ABC transporter ATP-binding protein codes for MSDALVEVRDVVKHFPITQGIIFQKQVAAVHAVDGVSFDVLRGETLGIVGETGCGKSTTARLISRLLEPTAGTIRFEGHDITHLKQGQVKPLRKEVQMIFQDPYSSLNPRKTVGSIIAEPFKIHGLKQGKGERKRAVQELMEQVGLNPEHFNRYPHEFSGGQRQRIGVARALALQPKLIIADEPVSALDVSIQAQILNLLRDLQREMGITLIMIAHDLSVVRHMCDRVAVMYLGKVVELADSDTLYQQPRHPYTGALLSAVPVPDPDLAAARKRQIPGGDVPSPTNPPPACRFNPRCPKVQDLCRQDEPLLAPKDGGSLAACHFPLTQAEAAERLGTAEHA; via the coding sequence ATGAGCGATGCGCTCGTTGAGGTGCGCGACGTGGTCAAGCACTTCCCGATCACCCAGGGGATCATCTTTCAGAAGCAGGTGGCCGCGGTGCATGCGGTGGACGGCGTCTCGTTCGACGTGCTGCGCGGCGAGACGCTCGGCATCGTGGGCGAGACCGGCTGCGGGAAGAGCACCACGGCCAGGCTGATCAGCCGCCTCCTCGAGCCCACGGCCGGCACGATCCGCTTCGAGGGCCACGACATCACCCACCTCAAGCAGGGTCAGGTGAAGCCTCTGCGCAAAGAGGTGCAGATGATCTTCCAGGACCCCTACTCGTCGCTCAACCCACGCAAGACAGTCGGCTCGATCATCGCGGAGCCATTCAAGATCCACGGGCTCAAACAGGGCAAGGGGGAGCGCAAGCGCGCGGTGCAGGAGCTGATGGAGCAGGTGGGCCTCAACCCCGAGCACTTCAACCGCTACCCGCACGAGTTCTCGGGCGGTCAGCGGCAGCGCATCGGCGTGGCACGCGCGCTCGCTCTTCAGCCCAAGCTGATCATCGCGGACGAGCCGGTGTCGGCGCTCGACGTTTCGATCCAGGCGCAGATCCTCAACCTCCTCCGCGATCTCCAGCGGGAGATGGGGATCACGCTGATCATGATCGCCCACGACCTCTCCGTCGTCCGTCACATGTGCGACCGCGTGGCCGTGATGTACCTCGGGAAGGTGGTTGAGCTCGCCGACAGCGACACGCTCTACCAGCAGCCGCGCCACCCGTACACCGGCGCACTGCTGTCAGCCGTGCCCGTGCCGGACCCGGACCTCGCCGCCGCGCGCAAGCGCCAGATACCCGGCGGGGACGTGCCGAGCCCGACCAACCCGCCCCCGGCGTGCCGCTTCAACCCGCGCTGTCCGAAGGTCCAGGACCTGTGCCGCCAGGACGAGCCGCTGCTCGCCCCCAAGGACGGCGGCTCGCTCGCCGCCTGTCACTTCCCGCTCACGCAGGCCGAGGCCGCGGAGCGTCTCGGCACCGCCGAGCACGCGTAG